A region from the Triticum aestivum cultivar Chinese Spring chromosome 3D, IWGSC CS RefSeq v2.1, whole genome shotgun sequence genome encodes:
- the LOC123073605 gene encoding fasciclin-like arabinogalactan protein 10, which yields MASKVLLAILLLAAATPASLAAIDVAQMLADKPQYATFLRLLKETKVADDVSRLKSASVLVVPEKAVKPLLAVPAAKQRTILQHHVLIKYFDPIQLGEMKTNVAKLQTMLSNTDKDMGTIDYSKDKDGQMYLRSPGADSVAKLVKVVAARPFTVSIMEISAPLLCPKLLGPGAAGAAAGRPKGKGKGKGKIKTMSAEDGAAAAAPTA from the coding sequence ATGGCGTCCAAAGTCCTTCTTGcaatcctcctcctcgccgcggcGACGCCAGCGTCGCTGGCTGCCATCGATGTGGCGCAGATGCTCGCTGACAAGCCCCAGTACGCGACCTTCCTGAGGCTCCTGAAGGAGACAAAGGTCGCCGATGACGTGAGCCGGCTCAAGTCGGCTTCCGTGCTGGTCGTCCCCGAGAAGGCCGTAAAGCCACTCTTGGCGGTGCCGGCCGCCAAGCAGCGGACGATCCTCCAGCATCATGTCCTCATCAAGTATTTCGACCCCATCCAGCTGGGCGAGATGAAGACCAACGTTGCCAAGCTCCAGACCATGCTCTCCAACACAGATAAGGACATGGGCACCATCGACTACTCCAAGGACAAGGACGGCCAGATGTACCTACGCTCCCCAGGCGCCGATAGTGTCGCCAAGCTCGTCAaggtcgtcgccgcgcgccccttCACCGTCTCCATCATGGAGATCAGTGCGCCGCTCTTGTGCCCCAAGCTACTCGGCCCTGGCGCCGCCGGCGCTGCCGCTGGGAGGcccaaggggaaggggaagggcaagggcaagatcAAAACCATGTCCGCTGAGGATggggccgccgccgctgctccgacGGCCTGA